Within the Eucalyptus grandis isolate ANBG69807.140 chromosome 1, ASM1654582v1, whole genome shotgun sequence genome, the region AAATCAACCGTGGATAAAATTCATAACTTCTTGTCTTGCATCGACGATTGCATCATTGATGCTTTTTGTAGGCATCGAATGTTCAGCGACATTGCTGACGAGAGGTGCCTACCGTTTGGTGCACCAAACTAAACCAAGCTGCTCAAGAGATTGGAATTTTGAGCTTTGACTTTactccccctttttctttttctttgttattctattttcagtttttgatatatatattttgtggaTGTAGTGACACTTGTGGCGGGCACCACGCACactcaaaaagttaaaaagattCGCATTTGCTTTGCCTGGATAGTCCGGAGTAAGTATGAGTTATTGATTGAACAGGTTTTATGATATAATTACACTATTTTAACGTTTTAGgattttgttcatattttcttgGCAAGTTTAAGGATACTTTGTGCGCTTAttctttataatatatttattgcaCTAGCTTGTTATGCACATTTTCTCATATCAACTTCagttttggggtttttcaaacTTCTCTTTTGAACATGTTGGTGCGGCAAAATTTGATACCTTTACGTAAAGAGATTGTCAAGAGGGAGCCCAAATTTGAGTCCATTATTATATTTAGTTGGACTCACATTTacttaaaagtttaagccaATAAGTTATGAGTCAACTAAGATATATTAACTGTTCTACATCACATTAATTCTTCAATgtgagatttctctaacacaactcattTACATTTGCATCTTAATAATTTCCTCTTTACGTGTAAGCTTAATGTTATGTCTGCTTCCACTTAATTGTTCTACATCACATCAATTCTCTGATGTAGAATTTTTCTAATACAACTcattcacacatgcatcctAACAATTTTCCATGTGAGCTTAGTGTTAGGTCCACTCCTCCTTAATTTAGGCAACATTCTACATCAACTTCCTACGGGCCCACATTGTTACACCACAATGCTCACCTGCTTGGAAAGCGCAACTATGGGTTCTGATACTGTTTGTTGGAAGTGCGTAGTAGAAGTTCAATATCAATATGTGGAGAAATTGCTAAGAGGAGCCTAAATTTGAGTCGATCAATATACTAGTTGGATCTACCTTTAACAAAAGCTTAAGCAAATGAGTTATGGACCAATTAAGATATAATAATAGCTTTACACcatatcaaattttgatatgagaTTTCTCTAACATAATTCATTCACACGTGCATCCCAATAGAACATGGTAATAGACAACACTAGAGAATGTCATAACTCCATGATGCAGACTTCGAATACTATGTACAACAAAAAAATGGAGACTTCTCAAGGGATCAATTAACGCCTCATACCCAAATGCATTTTGTATTAATTTCAATGTAAATTTTCTTAAAGCACAAAAACCTTTAGATCTATACTATTCCATAGAAGACCATGTCTATATATATCTATTCATGTGTCAAGagatgtaatttttttttgaggaaatgACCAGCAAAAACATGCTCAGATTGGTGCCCTCTACATCTAACATCTCAAACTATGAAAACTTTATGGAAGAATTTCTAAAACTATCATAAGTTTTCACTCTCATACCTCCGTGCAtctcttgatttttcaaaatgcacCTTTGCACCCTCATTTGCATTCTTAGGCACCACATTACGTCTCatcacaaacactttttttttctagcaatcgtcgttttcttttctaaagTATCCTTTATCATTCTTTCCGAGTGACTAACTTTAATCCGGAAAacaaatatacatatttttGAAAAGGACAAGTCACAAAATGATAAAGATATGAAATttgaagatgattttttttacttatctGCCCCGACTTTATCGAAGTGGACAGATCCACAATTGCCAATTGGTGGGTTTCTCGAATTGTCAAGACCATCAAGATCCACACCACCAATGACCCTTTCACAAGTTGTTGCAAACTGGAGAAAGGCAAATCCATAATTCAAAAAGGATGAATAGACAGATAGAGAGAAGAGCGGTCGCAGCAGATTGTTGGGGAAAAAGATTTGCTGGttctctgctgctgctgctgctacttGGCCACCAACCGGGGAAGCGCTTCCCCAGTTCGAAAGAGGGAATTAAAAACTGCAAGAGAAGTACATCGCTCCTGCTGAATCTCGGGGCTGGCATCGCCACCGTCGCTGTCAGGAACGAAATCCAGAGGGAGCTCGATCCACGTGAGCTCACCTCGTGTGTGCGGCCGTTGGATGAGACGGGCCTTGGCACGAGATCTGTCCAGCCCGACGGTGGATGCGAGCCCGAGCTCATGGTTACCGGGTTGCAGGACAGCATTTTGCTCCACCGTCAACTTCCCCTGATCCGCCTTGAAGGGCGTGCCGGTGAAACTCTTGCGGATAATAACGACGGTTTCGAGTTATTAACAGTACCTGCGCTCGTGTCACCGGTCCCCCAACCCACCAAAGCCACTGCACCTTTAAGAAGCTAAatggagagggagaaaaaggcTCGATTTATTTTCCATATTCATCTTTGTTTAAAGTATTACCATTAGAGTTAATATTACAACAAAACTTCTAACTAATACATAATTGATATGTTTATCATTAAAAATCcgaaattgatatatttatgataatctcatttttattagtTTATATTAAACTGTATTAATACcgcaaaaatcataaattaatatacttgtgataaatgaaaagtaaaattctAAAACGATACATTTATAAACTGTCATGTGTCATCTAATTtagcttttaaaatttttttactataaaaaaatttatttaggataaatttatcacacatatattaatttgaggtcTTTTGTGACTTGAACCTTTCAAGTATTATCATCATGGCTTTTTATAAGGGGCATAATCCATGTTCGAAATTCATGGCTATCGGTAAAAACGTCTCATTGTTTAAGTTCCATCCATCATCACTTTTAACGCTTTTGCAAAAAGCTTGACTTAGCATCTCAATGATTAACATGTTAATACTAAGGTTAGCTATCACATCCTTTTCGTTATGCGTTAGTACCTTTTCTTGTCTCTTGTTGAACAGTGTCGGCGAAATAGAAACATCTCTAGACCTAACAAGAAGTCGCCAGAGTGATCCACCGTCGGAGGCGGAGCCACCCGGTGGGGAGTGATGAAATCCGCCGTGCAAAGCTGAGATCGATGAGGGAGGGGGCTGTTCGTCTGACAAAGGTCATGTGATTGTGGGGTTTTGTAGTAATGTTTCAGGCATGAAAAggtgaatttattttttccctaaaGCATAAAGTATACTATAAATCGATACTTtataaattatcaaataaaaaggTTCTCTTCGTGGGAAAGCAATTGGGTTCATGCACCTTTCCTCCTACTTTCTCTTTCCAGCCATCCAGTCGTCGGCCTTTTCAGATGAGTTGTACTTGCCTAGACTCAtgaaattagattttaaattgatatgtatgtatgtatgtatgtatgtatgtatgtatgtatgtatgtatgtatgtatgtatttctAGTTTAAGTGAGAACTAatcgattttattatttttctccaaatttcacATCCAGCTTCCGTTTTCCTCATCTCCCCATACTTCCCAAGCCAAGTCTCAACCATGCAGCCGACCTTCATCCTATGGTTGACTTTTGCTTATTTGTGTTCAAAACGGCATTGTAccttaaatttaattttccttctttcgtttgaaaaaaaatcattttccctatAGACCGACatgtatttttcaaattcactcGAATGGTTACTGTGTTCTTCTAAATTCAAGCGTCGCATGTGATGCCTTACTGCTGATTCAACTCCGACCAATGggcattgaaatttcaaatctaattaTCTTGTTATGTCCGAggcaaaaaatcattttgtagTTCGTAGTGTGGTTGATACCCACACATTTCATCACAACACACATGATTTGACCAGAATTTCAGAACCCTAAACTTAGCCTTTATAtatttagggtttttcttttagTGGGTAGCCCCCACAAAAATGGAGCTTAAATCATAGGCTCATCATAAACGAGAGagaaggcttttttttttctttatttatttattttttacttgcTGGGTTTATTTTACCAgttaattatattatatttgcCTCAACTTGCTATATAAAGGCTCCGTCCACTTTCGACCTTCGCAGCTCCATTTTGATGGTTGGTCCATGAGATATAATCCATCCCCACAAAGCTTTTAACCTCCATTGCTGTGTACATCCTCTTGCTTTCTTTCTCTCACATCCTTATCTCTGCCAAGAAAATCTTTATCTTCGACGCCCTTGTACTTTCATCTCGTTTCTCATCCCTGAAAGACCCACAACAATCAACTCTCTCGCGCTCTCTGTCTTCTCATGGATGTCGACATGATCAAATTGTCACCAGAAGATCACATGGACATCATGAAGATATTGATGCAGCCCGAAAAGTATCCCGACCTCTACGACACCTCGCATCACGACCTGTCCGAACACTCCGGTTCGACCGGCCTGGGGGCGGGGAGTTACCTGCCGCCGCTCCACCAACGAAGCCCTGTTGCGCCGATATCTCAAAGTCCCGCAACCATCCCGTTCATTGGCAACCACCCGGTTCATGACCCAGCCTCCGCCCCACTGCTGGCCAATTTTTACAAGAGCGGAGGTGGCCCGGTGCCGGCGGGCGGGTCGATGGGTGTGTATATGTCCGGCAATTCATTACATGAGAAGAGGAATTCGATGGCGGCGATGAGGGAGATGATATTCCGGATAGCGGCGATGCAGCCAATCCACATCGATCAGGAGTCAATTAAGCCGCCCAAGCGGAGGAACGTGAAGATATCGAAGGACCCCCAAAGCGTGGCGGCACGGCACCGGAGGGAGAGGATCAGCGAGAGGATAAGGATACTCCAGAGACTCGTCCCAGGTGGCACGAAGATGGACACGGCCTCGATGCTGGACGAGGCGATTCACTACGTCAAGTTCTTGAAGAAGCAAGTGCAGTGTCTAGAGGAGGCTGCCGTGAGCAACACGGGTAAGCGAATGGGCATTGGCTTTCCAGTTTCgccggaggcggcggcggcggcggcgacagcaATGGGGAATTTGAATTATTCACATTTAGGGAAGGATTTCCAGAGTGGGCAAGTGGTGGGGTCAATGCAGATATTTGGATGATAACTTCATATGCGTTATCTTTTCTCATCCCctctttttgcccttttttcttAATAGTTAGCGATGAATGGTGATGTTCTTCAAAACGATTGTGATGAGTGGAGTGTTACCCTTCTTCCTGCAAAGTAATCAGACAATTATGCTTTGATAAATCTATTTTGTATCAAACAGATAAAAGAACCTTTCACACTCTTGCATCCTTTGCCAGAAGATGTCTCGTTGGCCAGCCAAAACAAAGATGGGAAAATGATTACGCATGAATGATTTTGTTGTATGTATGTGGTTTGTACTCTATAATAATATCTCGTTTTGGACTGTCGTTAGAATTTGCAACTACAAATATACACGCAtacatatttaaatatatatagatagatagttgTATGGGATTTTTATTTCGTCCTCAGGCGGTTAAAAAGCCTCAATTTTCCCTAGCAGTCGACTAGGAAGTTATTTATACTGTTACTTTTAGTAATTATATGCATTATATATATGgatatatcttttctttttaagactATACATGAGTACAAAAATGTACCAACGAGGACATTGGATATAACATAGATCCCTGGTTGACAGGAGCACTTTGTTATTGTTGAATTAGGTCTTCAAAAGGCAACAAGTCATCCCGCATTTGAATGCAGAAATAGACAAAGTGATGTCCAAGTAAACGAttaattgagtctttttgttagTCCAACTATGATGGCAACGTTACTTTCTATAGGTAAGGGGCACGAAATTGGGATTTTACGTGCAAACGTGCAATCTTGTGTTTGAGGCATGTCAAAGTAAGGCACATGGGATTGGTTAAGCAATTAAGGAACTGACTTGTATGTGTGGATTAAGCGCATGACATATGTTCGATTTTTCATACCACCAATATAAACAATGTCATATTTAGGTCATGTACCCGGCCTTTACCTTGCATTTTAACCAAATCATGTGGTTAGTAGAGAATTTCATGAATCTGAGGTTTACCTAGTAAaacggcagggttgggccggtctgGGGTCGGTCCAAGTTTAACTCTCGACTGATGCTCATCTCTAGTTTCTAACAATATCGTTTCGTGATGTCAAACACAAGGTCCATATATTTTTGCAGAATACTCAtgattggaaaacattttcctaaacatGACCGTTagtattacttaaaaaaaatgtatgaacataaaatatttttattgtctaTGAAAAAGCTTaggcataaattattattgatgacGAATTATATCTTTTGTTGGCAATTATTTTGAGCGACATAaccaatcatttttaggaaagtGTTTTCTAAATtgtcaattttgtccaaaataaaCAGACctacaatataaaaaattattaagaaaacatGTTAGAGAGTTGATTCAGTAAGAACCCATGATCTGATCCAAGATTGATATGTTTGACAATCATCCGATCCACCAAAAAGATGAGCAAAACTGAGATTATTAACCGTTGATTCTCTTGGTTTTAATGGAGTTAATAGTTGTTTAACTATAAATTAGACTGAGGCGGGCAACCATCTCATATATCATCTCTACTAATCTCAATGCCCTAAGAGTGGGAATTTGATGAGCTTAACTAGTTTCTTTTTATATCTAGTTGCACCTGCCAATGATATTATATTAACATACTTATTATATTAACCTGGGACATAAGCCTTCCCAATATCTTATCAGCATACATTTTATGTTGCGTTATATATTGGCTTCAAGATTGTTCACCTTCTTGTGCACTATTAGTATTGTGCATCACTCTAGATAGTCAAGAGGGTAGGTTGCTCCCCAAGACAAAAGCGAGTGGAATGAGTGTTCCTGTCGTAAGGGTCATTCTAATCtcatttattatattaaaaaagagaaagcatgtacaaataaatttgggaaaaaaaagtgaGTCAAACCTGATCTAGCAAAAGAGACACCATGTGGGATATCACACAAAGGTCCCAACATTACAATATAGGACATAGATATATAGATTTATATATCATTTGTTATTATTAGGGTTTTGGGGGGTGATCCCCCTTTCGTGAATTTaggaaccaccaccaccacctagAAAGCATAAGTGCATTGCATCTCTGACACATTCCATACcccttttcttaaaaaataaataaattgttttaTCGTTTCTTTCCCAAAACGAGATAAGTTCTCATGTTCTTTGTGACAGGACTTATTGATGGAAATTTATGTTTCACGCATGGTGTGACCTAACGCACTTGCATGATTGGTGCACCTTGCACATATGCACTGGTTATAGGAAGCTCTCTTTACAATCTACTTGTCCTTTCCTCCCAATAATATTTTGCGCTCAATATTAATCATTTATCACGTCTCTttaaaaaatgagtcaatgattttttttttattatgtaaatatttttattaactaattattttaatcacacaaaaataatcaaaaagtacttttcaaatctttatttttcgTATAAAGAAAGGCTGATCCATTAgttgttgtaattttttttttcaggtgtATGAAATTATTTGCCTATCGTGTAGCTAGAATCAATGATGACCTCTCATGGTACCCTTTAGAGTACTTGTGTACTAGGTGATTAATTACTTGCGGTATGGATTTGGAATATTGGGAAGGTCATCACGACCCTCTTGGCTTataacccaaaaaataaaaaagtaatatgaaaaattaactTTCTAGatgtggagatttttttttaaacggggAAGATATGATcatgtgaccaagatcttcgagtcattttcagcattttcttcttcttccttatacGGCCTTCCTATGGTTTACTACACAAATATAATGCCATCTgtagccaaaaaaattaaaatatgtatatatattactttGTTGTTGGTTGGTCATATTCTGTTTTGGCAGGATTTCCTCATTTGAAGAGGACAGGTGTGAGGAGGAATTTTCTTATTTGACCGAAATTCTTTCGTTGCTTTGTCCCTTAGCGAAGGTGGGATGTATTATGATTGGGACAAGATCTAAGATAGATACAATCGTATATTATAATCTTAAATTTCATAAGGATAACTTATACATGCTGGTGTATTGTATTGCAGGTCCTAATATTAATGTATTCACCAATTCATGGCCATTATGGGTTCTCTTGGTTCCAGATGCTTCCACTATGGTTTTGCTAATAATCTTTATTTTATGCATTTTGAAATGGATTTTGGTAAGTGGGTTTCTTTACAGTGCATTATTCTATTAaaagattttatcttttaactGTCCAAATAACAGTTTTCGTCCAGTTAAATGGAGGGAAAATAAGTTATAAATAGCGTCCCCCTCATGGGAAGTTCCGAAAGAATTTTTAGGAGATTAACATTTGAATGGTAATCCTATTTaaggaatatttttaattacctaaatttgaagtccACATATATTACAGGTTCCTTCAATAAACGgcaatattttcttagaaaacaTCTATCATACATGATGTAGAAGTGACTTCTGAACATTAATTGCTATTTCATTACTAATGCAAGGAGAGATCAGCcccaatatatataaatttataatatatatacatttatatatatatataaatgatttttatgaGGTCCATTGCCAttgtaaagaatttttttcttttaaacattGACCGTTGGATGGGTGACATTTGTATTTAAAGATTGCtgtaaaaatgaaattatccaCACATCACCCATCCGGCGGCGATTAATGTATAAAAAAGGTTTTACATCGGTAGTCAACATAATAActatataaaatgataatacaCGTACacatacaaaagagagtttttgTGCATTATTgatgtacaattttttttggttgaaaatatttgggtttttacataaaaaaatcatgtaaaGAGCCTTCGCGATATATCGTATAGGgccatttcatttttattttcaagccatGCATTGTTGAGctttttcattgtattaaaaGGTTCGGTGTTGCTATAAACGCATCATTATAACTAGGATGACGCAAGGTAATGGAAGTTCACATTTATATTTTGGATGATTCGCACGTTACAATTTGATTCGACTTACAAACCCTAATAGGTATTGTCCAACTTTGGCTCATTTCATATTGGTCCTCACCAATTGTATTTTGGTACTAGTGAGGTGATAGCAAGGACTTTCCCAAGAACTTATCCATTTTAACACAGCTCAATTAGCATCGCCATTACAATTTTAGCCCAACTCCTTAGATTCACTTTCACATATATGCTGCCGGTAACACTTTGTGGATGTCATATATGAGATTTGACTTGTTCCTAGTCTCTCCACCATCCAAGAAGGTATTGAAAGTTGTCCCAATTTATCCGATCTCTCTAGCCGTGACAAACAAGTACCCTCTTTCCTTGTTGGACAAGATTACTACAATCATCGTCCTATGGCACTATACATAAAAGAACCATGACAAATGGATGGTTCTAGGTGCGAGAAATGCAGCCTTCTTAAGCTAGAGCTTAGAATCTCAGATTTAAGCGATTTGATTATCAACGTGTAGTGAAAGCACTTAAGCAGTATTATTTAGCTTACTACTGTTCAAGCTAGTGAACTCAACCTCAGCTTATATGATTGGAATCCAAcgaaataaatatatttgtttGATATATCGACACCCATTCGGGATCAAAAATCAGACGCCAGAAATGAAGTCTTTTCGGCCAGAGACAACCTTGAAATAGGCTCAATTAACCAGACCAGCTGAAGGTCAATTAAACTCCTTAAGTGGTTGGCCTGATCGTGCTGATCTTGCGTGGCCTCTAAAGCACGGATCATGAAAATGCCTTTGCATGGCCGGGCTTAGGTTATATTTTGAGTCCATGAAAAGTTCAATCACAAGCCCAGGTTTGCTAAGTGGTCTAACATATCATCCAATCTTATGGGCCAACCCTCTAAATTCACTCATCCCCACAAGAGTCTCCAAACTAAAACTTCTAATGGGGATTGATCTACATGGTCTAGGATGCATGGCTAGCAAAGTTGGTCCCGTTTACTAAAAAGGGCGAGAGGATAGCCCCATCGTCAAACTTACAAGCAGCAATCGCATAGTCAATATATGTTTGTCAAAGGGTTACAACATGAGCGACCTCAATGACTGACTAGTTTGGGTACATTTTATCTGTCAAAGGATGGAATAAAACACCatctcttccctttctctctctactggttttcttattcttttggtCATCTCCCTAGTCAACCATGGCCGCCGCGCCATCACAATGCTCCAGCCCACCGTTTTGTCCATGTCGTCTCTAGCACTCAGCTCTGTCGTGCTGCCAGGCATCTCCGTTGTGGGTCCTTTTGATCTTAAGTGAAGCGACCCCGTCGACCtatgtgagaaaaaaaaactttttatcGTGAAGTacgattagggtttttttgagTGTGTTTTTCATTTGTGTAGGTGAAAGTCACTTAGTGTTTGAAAAAATGCACCAATCTGGTTTTTGGAGGAGGGAAGTTTCCACCACCTTGGATTGAAATTTTGGGAGCATGTAGTAAAAGTCTAATATCTTCACTTAGGGAGATTGCTAAGAGGGAACTTAAATTTGAGCCTATCGGCATATTCAATTGAATTTACttttactcaaaagtttaagccaATGAATTATGGGCCAACTAGGATATATTAATTGCTCTACTACACGTCAATTTTTGGATATGGGATTTCTCTAACGCAACTTGCACATGTATCTTAATATAAAAAAGGGCCCCGATGGGATTAACCTATAGACACTCTTTTCTAATGAGCAAAAGCACCACAGTTTTCTACATTAATGACTAATGACCACCACGCAAGTGATCATTTATCACTTCCACATAGGATGGCCGGCATTGACTCTATTACAACGTCAATGATTTTCGTCTAAAAATGATCGCGAGGACTAAAtcgacaaattgtcaaaagctttaagattaaattagcacatgaaaaatttagaactaaattggcaaattgtaagaaaattttaggactaaattaacgtAATcgaaatgtttaagactaaattggccgTTGTACAATAGTTTTAGGGCTTTTTGAGCAATTTTCCCCTTTGCAAGGGACCGTGAGACTAAACATAGTGAGATTATTGCGTGTAATTTGAAGCTTTGAAACACTGAAATTGTTATAATGACTTGGGTgtaattgttatttttattgtattacTTGATCTATGGTGGAATATTGTATACACactaaaaatatcttttaagaaaatgaaaagt harbors:
- the LOC104457111 gene encoding transcription factor HEC2, which codes for MDVDMIKLSPEDHMDIMKILMQPEKYPDLYDTSHHDLSEHSGSTGLGAGSYLPPLHQRSPVAPISQSPATIPFIGNHPVHDPASAPLLANFYKSGGGPVPAGGSMGVYMSGNSLHEKRNSMAAMREMIFRIAAMQPIHIDQESIKPPKRRNVKISKDPQSVAARHRRERISERIRILQRLVPGGTKMDTASMLDEAIHYVKFLKKQVQCLEEAAVSNTGKRMGIGFPVSPEAAAAAATAMGNLNYSHLGKDFQSGQVVGSMQIFG